In one Fundulus heteroclitus isolate FHET01 chromosome 3, MU-UCD_Fhet_4.1, whole genome shotgun sequence genomic region, the following are encoded:
- the tmod4 gene encoding tropomodulin-4, producing MSDPRNIDEDAILKGLSPQELEQLEYELQEMDPENAMLPAGMRQRDQTKKSPTGPFDRDALMQHLEKEALEHPDREDLVPFTGQKKGKEFVPKKPKEIPLNEQVILEPELEEALKNATDAEMCDIAAILGMYTLMSNKQYYDALGTTGTIANTEGINSVVKPDPFKIFPEEPPNPTNVEETVERILNNDSSLTEVNLNNIKDIPIPTLKEVFEAMKENSHVEVLSIAATRSNDPVAYACAEMLQENTSLQSLNIESNFITSDGMMAIIKAMANNATLVELKIDNQRQKLGDTVEMEIASMLENNSSILKFGYHFNQQGPRARAAMAITRNNDMLRQQRLR from the exons AATGCCATGCTCCCAGCTGGCATGAGGCAACGAGACCAGACGAAGAAGAGCCCGACGGGGCCGTTTGACCGTGACGCTCTGATGCAGCACCTGGAGAAGGAGGCCCTGGAGCACCCCGACAGGGAGGACCTGGTGCCCTTCACCGGGCAAAAGAAAG GGAAGGAATTCGTGCCTAAGAAGCCAAAGGAGATTCCCCTGAACGAGCAGGTGATCCTGGAGCCGGAGCTGGAGGAGGCTCTGAAAAACGCCACAGACGCAGAGATGTGCGACATTGCAG CCATCCTTGGAATGTACACGCTGATGAGCAACAAGCAGTACTACGATGCCCTGGGCACCACAGGCACCATCGCCAACACAGAGGGCATCAACA GTGTTGTGAAACCAGATCCGTTCAAGATCTTCCCTGAAGAACCTCCAAACCCCACCAATGTGGAGGAGACAGTGGAGAGGATCCTCAACAACGACAGCTCACTCACTGAGGTCAACCTTAACAACATCAAG GACATTCCCATCCCAACACTAAAGGAGGTCTTTGAGGCAATGAAGGAGAACTCCCATGTGGAGGTTCTGAGCATTGCTGCGACTCGCAGCAATGACCCTGTGGCTTAT GCTTGTGCTGAGATGCTACAGGAGAACACCAGCTTGCAGAGTCTTAACATTGAGTCCAATTTTATTACTTCAGACGGCATGATGGCCATCATTAAAGCCATGGCTAATAACGCCACACTGGTGGAGCTGAAGATCGACAACCAG AGGCAGAAGCTGGGCGACACAGTGGAGATGGAGATCGCCTCCATGTTGGAAAACAACTCCAGCATCCTGAAGTTTGGATATCACTTTAACCAGCAGGGCCCCCGAGCCAGAGCTGCCATGGCCATCACAAGAAACAACGACATGC TTCGCCAACAGAGACTGAGATGA